GCTGGACCTGCCCGTGTCCGCCCGCGAAGCGCACTCCCTGACCATCTACACCGCCGAGCCGGGCACCCCCCACGAAGACCGGCTCAAGCTCCTCGCCAGCTGGGCGGCCACCCCTGCTCTGCACCAGGGTGCACCCGCCACCCACGCCGGCCGCCAGGAGAAGGGCGCCGACACCCACGGCCGAGCTGACTGATGAGCAGGCCGAGGCATACGGGACGTTCACCGAGGTGCCCGCGCGCCCTGAGCCGGAGCGAGCGTGCGCCCGAGGCGAGGCGGCCGGTGAGGGTTCGAGGGTCTGGAGACCGTGCGGGTTGCTGAGCGGCACGTCGATCCCCGCCTTGACGGCCATGCGTGCACCGCGACGCCGACGATGCCGAACCTGCCGTTCGTTGCTTTACCGCGTGGTGCTGGGTCTGCGTCTTCGGGTGTACCCGCGCCCGAAGACCATGGGGAGTTGCGGTCTTCGGGCGCGGACGTCTCCGGTGTGTGGGTTGCGCGGGTGGTCAGTGCCCGGAAAGGAGTCGTTCTTTCAGGGCCCTGCCGTACCTCGCGTAGCTCTCTTCCATCTGGGACCGGGCGGGCTCCACGGTTTCCACGGCGGCCGTGCCCGTGAACTCCTCGGATTCCGTGAAGCGTGTTCCGCCGTCACGGGGCTTGAGGACGAAGGAGTGCCGCCCCATGAGGACGTCGGGAATGCCGCCCTCCCAGACGAGCCGCCGAGGTGCCTCGTAGTGGGCGACCGTGAATCTGTACTCCCCGTCGCTCTCGGTCCCCAGCGTCACCTGGGCCCGTAGCTGGGTTCCGGGGAGTATTTCGGTGGGAGCATCGATGAAACGCAGCGCGGGGTGCCACTTGGCGTATCCGGCGAAGTCGGTCAGCACCTTCCACACCTCCGCCGGGGGAGAGGCGATGTCGGTGACCGCGGTGATGACGGGACTGTCCTGCATGGTCCTCATGCCTCCCTGCGGTTTTCCAGGACGATCTTGCCTCGGACGTGGCCGCCGGCCAGCAACTGCTGGGCCTGCGCCGCTTCTTCGAGCGGGAATGCCCGCTCGACGTGCACCGTGAGCTTGCCCTCCTCGGCGAGCTCCACCAGCCGGGTCAGGTCGTCGCCGTCGAGGTGGAGGTAGACGTCGATGGCCCCCGCGTACTCGGCGGCGGACCGCGTGATGGAGGCGACCCGCGCACCGAGGGCGGCGATCTCCTGGGTCGTGGACAGGGAGCCACGCCCGGCGGTGTCGAGGATGGCGTCGATCCCGTCCGGGGCGATCTTGCGTACCTGCTCGACGAGTTCGTCGCCGTAGCGCACGGGCGTCGCTCCCAGGGACTCGATGAACGCCTGGCTGGCCTCGGAGCCCGTCCCGATCACCCGGGCGCCCCGTGCCACGGCGATCTGGACGGCGAGGTGTCCGACGCCTCCCGCCGCCCCGTGGACCAGGACGGCGTCTCCGGCGGTCACCTCAAGGCTGTGCACGATCGCCTGGTAGGCGGTCAGCCCGGCGACCGGCAGTCCGGCGGCCTGGGCCCAGCTCAGGTTCCTCGGCTTGCGCACCAGTTGGCGCGGTTCGGCCGAGATCTTCTCCGCGTAGGTGCCGTAGTGCATGGCCTTGTCACGGACGAAGCCGATCACCTCGTCGCCCGGCCTGAATCCCGTCGTCGCGGGTCCGGCCTGCTCGATGACCCCGGCCAGGTCCCATCCGGGTGTCACCGGGAAGAGGGAGTCCACGAGAGGATCCGCGTATCCGGCCTGGAAGGCCAGGTCCGCCGGATTGAGCGCGGCTGCCTCGATTCTCACCAGCACGAGATCGGCGAACATCTTCGGATCCGGAACGTCGACGACTTCAAGGACCTCGGGACCGCCGAAGCTCTGGTACTGAACGGATTTCACAGCTCTGCCTCTCGTGATGTGTGATGCGTGCGGGGTCGGCACGGCACGAGCACCTCGACCGGCCGGGGCCTGGGAGGCGCACGACCAAGCTGACCAGGGCGTCAGCGGCGGAGCAATGACTGTCTGGGCAACAGGTAATACCTTGGAAGCATGAATCAGTTGGAGACCCGGGAACTCGCCTACTTCGTGACCGTGGCCGAGACCCTGCACTTCGGCCAGGCCGCGGAACGCCTCGGCATCACCCAGCCGCCCCTGTCCCGCGCCATCGCCCAACTGGAGAGGCGCGTGGGAGTCCCCCTGCTGAAACGCACCACACGTCAGGTGACGCTGACAGCCGCGGGCGAGGTCTTCCTGGCCGAGTGCCGCACGATCCTCGCGGCGCTGGACACCGCCGTGCGCAAGGCGCGCAAGGCCGCCGTACCGCAACGGGTCACCGTCGCGGCACGCCCCGCCGCGGGCCCGGGTATCCTGCCCGATCTCCTCGCCGTCGGCGCACGGGGCCCGGACGGCGTGCTCACCGAGGTGGTTTTCACCTACGACGAGATCGGCGCTCTTCGGGACGGCACCGCGGACGTCGCCCTGATGTGCCAGTCGGTCGCCACCCCCGGCTCTGGTCTCGAGGTGATGGAGCTCGGCCTTGAGGAGCCGGTCGTCCTGCTCCCGGCGGGCCACCCTCTGGCCGACCGCCCGTTTTTGACCCTCGCAGAGGTGGAAGCACTGCCGGGCTACGAGGCGGAACTGCCCCACGAGGCGCTGGACACCATGGTCGACCGCGTCGCACTCGGCCGGCTCGTGGTCGTCGTCGGCGACAGCGTCCGGGACCGCCTCGGCGGATCCGTACGAGCAGTGCCCGTCTACGGATACCCGCCCACCCAGCTGGTGCTGGCCTGGCTCCCCGACGCGCGCCCGGCCGCGTCCCGTCTCACCGCGACCGCCCACGCCGTGCTGGACCGGCGCACGCGGCTACCGCAGGTCCTGGAAGGCACCGATCTCAGCGGAACCGGAACCCGGCCGTTCGCGGACGGCAGTCAGCAGGATGCACAGCGGGCGGCAGCTGCCCGAGCTCTGGGGGCCCAGGTCATGGCGGCAGAGCGGAGCACCGAGATTCAGCGCGTCGATCCGGCGGCACTCGTCGACTCCGACCGAACCGCCACCTGATCCCCTCGTACATGGTCTGTGCCATGACCCATGAGTCGCCGCCAGCAGCTCGCCGGCGAGCCACGACGCCTCCTCGCGGAGCTCCCACCCTGAAAGGACTTGCACCTGACGTTAGCGAGAGGTTTTAGCGTAGCTGGTGTCGGCCCCGCCCACGGTGCGTCCGACGCCGCACTCCTACGTGAAGGACCTCTCCCATGGACATCGCCAACTCTGTCGCCCTCGTCACCGGTGCGGGCCGCGGCCTCGGCCGACACTTCGCCACCCAACTGCTTGAGCGGGGAGCGTCCAAGGTGTACGCCACCGCGCGCAACCCCGAGAGCGTCGATCTGCCCGGAGCGGAGGTGCTCCGGCTCGACATCACCGACCCGGCCTCCGTCGCCGCCGTGGCGGAAGTCGCCTCGGACGTGACGCTGCTGGTCAACAACGCCGGCATCAACACCGTCAACGGCCTGGTCAACGGCGACCTGGAGCAGATCGAACTGGAGATGGACACCGCCTACTACGGCCCGTTGCGCATGATCCGGGCCTTCGCCCCGATCCTGAAGGCGGGTGGCGGCGGGGCCATCGTCAACGTCCTGTCGGTCGCCTCCTGGGTCCCGTCCGAGCACTGGGGCGCCTACCACGCGGCCAAGGCCGCCGCGTGGAGCCTGACCAACAGCGTCCGCCTCGAACTCTCCGCACAGAACACCCTGGTCACCGGCGTGTATCTGGGACCCACCGACACCGACCTGGCCAAGGGACTGCCGTTCGAGAAGAACGATCCGGCCGACGTCGTCAGGGCCGCGCTCGACGGGGTCGAGGCGAAGCAGGCCGAGGTCATCGCCGACCCGATGTCCGCGCAGGCCAAGGCGAACCTGGCCCTCGACCCAGCCACGGTCTACGCACCGGCCGCAGCCACCGCCTGACCACCACCATCACGCGCCACGGGGCGCGACACGTCGTAACCGGGAAGCGCCCCGTCCGTTTCTTCCTTGCTCGTACACCGAAAGAAGGCATGCCATGGACACCCCCGCCCCCACCCACTCGTCCAAGCCCAAGGCGCTGATCGTCGTCCCGTCGGCCGCTGTCCTGCCGCTCACCGAACCGGCGGACCACCCCGCTGTCTCGACCGGGTTCTACCTGGTCGAGCTGGCGCAGATCCTCAAGGAGTTCGGCAACGAGTACGAGTTCACCTTCGCCACCCCCGGCGGGCTCGTCCCGCAGCTGGAGATCAACGGCCTGGCCCTGTCGATGCACGCCGCGGACAAGTTCAGCTCCGCAACGGTCTCGGCCACCGCGGCGCAGGCGTTCCGCTTCGATGTCGACACCTTCCGTGCCAAACGGCCAGGACTCGTCGCCCGCCGGGACAGCGAACTCGCCCTCGCCCGCCGCTACCTGGGCCGCCTGCCGGTCTCCGAGTCGCTGCCGGGCAGTGACAAGGAGGTCGTGGTGCTGCGTGACGACCTGGTCAAGTCGATGCAGGACCTTCCGGAGCACACCTACCAGTCCATCGAGCAGCTCGTGCTCAGACACCGCGACCCCGAGGACGCCTTCGACCTGGGCGCGTTCGACTTCGTGCACATGCCCGGCGGCCACGCCCCCATGGTCGACTTCGTCGACAACCCCTGGCTCGGCGAACTCCTGCACACCGCGCGGGAGAACCAGGTGCTGATCTCGCTGATCTGCCACGCCCCCGTCGCCATGGCCTCGGCCAAGTACCGGGTGAGCCCCGACGGCACCGTCGTCACCGACACCCAGCACGCCTTCAACGGCGTCAGCGTGACCACGGTCGCCAAATCCGCCGAACTCTTCGTCCTCAGCAACGGCTACCTCAAGATCCCCGGCAAGAAGGTACGCATGGGCTACTTCATCGACGAAGCCCTCAGGAACGCCGGCTACGAGGTACGGACGACCACCAACCCGACCGCCATCAAGGTCATCTGGGAGGAAGGCGTCCGCCTGCTCACCAGCAACGGCCCCCAGGCCATCGACGAGCACACCGCCCGCCTGCGCACCCTCCTGCCCCGCCACTGACCCCCCGCCTCCCGGCACCGCCAGGTCGCCATGTGTGCACCTGGTTCACCGTGATCCGGCACGTTGTGGCCGGCCGGGGCCAGACGAAAGGCCCGTGATGACGACATCGGCTACGCTGAAACCTCCCACTGACGTCAGAGGCACCTCTGACATGACATTGGACCGGCAAGGAGGAGCGATGCGGATCGGAGAGGTCGCCGAACAGGCGGGGGTCAGCGTCCGGGCACTGCGGTACTACGAGGAGCAGGGGCTGCTCGGCGCCACCCGTACCGGCGGCGGGCAGCGGCAGTACCCGGAGGGCGCGGTCGCCCGGGTCAGGATGATCCAGCAGCTGTACGCCGCCGGCCTGGCGAGCAGGCTCGTCCGCGAGGTCCTGCCGCGGTGCATGAACGAGGGCCCCTCGCCCATCGGTTTCACCGACAGCCTCATCACCGAACGGGCCCGCATCGACCGCCAGATCGGCGACCTGACGGCAGTGCGCGCCCGCCTCGACGAGATCATCGCGGTGGCGACGGACCCGAGCCACCCGCACCACAGCCACCCCGTACGCGGCGCCGCCGCCAGTACCGCCTGAACCGGCCTGCCCACCCACAAGGTGGTGTGCGGCAGGCCGGTTCAGCGACGGACCTCACCGTGACCTCAGGCCGCTCTGGGCATCATCGAGCGGCGGCTCGGCGTTCGCATGGACAAGAACGAGGCACTGCCCCTTGCTCTGCACTTCGTCAATGCCCAGATCGGATCCGGTTCCGCGGCACCGGTGACATCGCGGCGACCATGCAGATGACACAGTCACCGCAGGTCGCACAGGGTCAGCGCATCGCCGCTACCGCCACCGAGACGACCGGGTGGCCGCTGGTTTCCCGCTTTCAGCGCACCGCGGTGATCGTGATCCCGGCCACCACGCCGTCGCCCCGTAGCGTCAGCGCCGCCGGGCCTTCGTGGCGCACGCAGTCGAGACGGCCGAGCGTGATCTCTTGGCCGTCAGGTCCGTCGATGGTGATCCCCTCGGTGACGGCCATGACGAGCAGGGTCTCGCCCGCGGCGCAGGCCAACTCCGTCACCCGTGCGGCGGCGACGGTGATGATCCGCACCTGTGCCGTCGCACGGCTCCTGCGGGTCATCACATTCAGGTTGCGGACCGCGCCCGCCTCCAGCCGACAGTCCGTCGCCGCGTCGCCGGAGAAGGCGAAGGGGCTCAGCGGCCCGACCGGATGCGCTGTCCCGTCCACCGTCAGCACCATGCCCTCGCCCTCGACGGGGGTGATCACACGGTCGATACCGGGAAAGGCGGAGAAGGAGCCTCCCGCGTCCACGTCCGCGACACTCACCCGCCAGTCGAAGCCGTCCGTGCTCTCCACCGAGGCCAGGGGCGCCTGCACGGCGCCCGACGCGACCTCCCGGGTCACACCGCCGCCGTTCTTCCACGGCATGCCGCGGTACCGGCTCCAGCGCAGAGCATCTTCGCCCATCCGACACCGCTTCCTTCCCCTGCCATCCGGTCGGCTGCCCACACCGGTGAACCCGGGCCACCGGCCACTCGGTTGTCGGACGGCGGGAGCGCCCAGGCCATGATCATCGACCGAGCGGCCAGCGTACGTGCCGACCACGCGCGCACGGTGGGGCGCTTGACCGGGCAGGCCGAGCCCCGAGACTCGTGAGCCGGAGGATCACCTCATGTTCTGGCGTGCTGTGTGTCGGCGGGGTACTGGGCGACAAGAAGTGGCCAGGTCAGTTCGGCCATCTCGGTCGGTGTGCGGGGGCTGTCGCGTTGGAGCCAGTCGGTGGCCACGCCGAGGAGCGCGCCGGCGATGAACGCGGCGGGTACGTCGTGAGGGATGTCGGCCGCCGAGGCACTGTCCGGCGCGGCGCCGGCGTTCAGGCGCACGGTGACATGGACGCTGGCGGTCATGCGGCTGCGGATGTGGTCGATGACGCGGGCGCTGCCCTGCGGCCCCAGGAGGCTGCGGTAGAGGCCGGCGTGCTCGGCGAGGTTCTCGAAGAACGCGACGAGTGACCGGGCGGGTTCCGCGTCCGGGTCCGCCGGTGAGGGGTCGAGGACGGGGAGTGACTCGATCAGGGTGTCGATCGTCGAGGTACAGGCGGCCTCGGCCAGTTCGTGCACGTCCCGGTAGTGGTCGTAAAAGGTCGTGCGGTTCACACCGGCCTGTTCGGCCACGTCCGCGACGCTGATCTGCCCCAGCTCCTGCTCCTCGACGAGCTTGATCAGCGCGCCCTGCAGGGCCGCGTGAGTGCGACGTACGCGCCGGTCGGCTACCGGCGGGTTCTGTCGGGTCGTGGTCATGGCTGACACGATACCTAACCGACGTCTGTTGGTTTTCCTACGACTGTCGGTTAACGTGCTTCATGGAGGTGGTGGCGCTGTCCGGCCGACGTGAACCGTGCAAGGAGCCGCCGGTCGTGCGTGCCAGCACGCCACCCCACCCAAGAACCCGGTCACTCCGCATCAGTCAGGAACAGGAGCCATGCCATGAGGGGACTCACCGGACAGCGCATCGTCATCGCCGGAGGCGGTAACGGGATAGGCGCGGGCACCGCCGAGCGCCTCGCCGCCGAGGGCGCCACGGTCGTGATCGGCGACATCGACGTGGACGCGGCGCAGGCCACCGCCAAGCGCATCAGCGACGTCGGCGGAGCCGCCCTCGCCGTCGAGTTCGACCTCGCCGACGAGCGGTCGGTACGCGCCCTGTTCGATACCACCGTCGACCAGCTCGGCGGAGTCGACGGGCTCTACAACGTCGCCGCCGACGCCTCGGCGGACGTGCTGGGCCGGGACGGCGACCTGCTGGACATGGACCCGGCCGTATGGCGGCGCACCCTCGAGGTGAACCTGATCGGCTTCGCGCTCACCTGCCGCGCGGCCCTTCCCCTGCTGCTGGCAAAGGGCGGTGGAGCGATCGTCAACACCTCCTCGGCGTCCGCGCACGTGGGCGACCACCAACGCGCGGCGTACCAGACCAGCAAGGCCGGGATCAACGCGCTCACCCGCCATGTCGCCTCCCGCTGGGGCAAGGAGGGCATCCGCTGCAACTGCGTGTCGCCCGGGGTGGTGATGACCGAGTCCGCGGAGAAGATGGCCCTGACCCCTCAGGCGCTGGAATTCGCGCGAATGACCATCCCCAGCCCCCGGTTCGGCCGGCCCGGCGACCTGGCCGGAGTGGTGGCGTTCCTGCTCTCCGACGACGCGGAGTGGATCAACGGCCAGGTCTGGTCGATCAACGGCGGCGCACTTCTGCGCGAATGACGATCGTCCCCGACCTGCTGCCCGAGCGCATGGCACGACCAGCTGTCGGCGCGGGGCACGACGCGGACCGGACGCTGGTGGTGGCGGACGGCCTCGCCGCTGCTGCCGAAGCAGCTGCGGCAGGGGGCGTCGATGTGCCGCGGTTACTGCAAGGTGCCTGCCGGGCTGCCGCAGCCCGTGGCCACCGGCCGGCTCCTGGTCCTGCCGACAGCGGGCGTCCTCCTCCACCAGGTCCAGAGAATCGGCCACCAGCCCGTGGCAACGACTCCGCGTGACCTTCCCGATCATCTCCACCGTGGGAGCCACGGCGCACCACCCGGCGCGGGCCGAAGAGTCGGCGTCCTTGCGCCGGCTTCGGAACCCCGGCCCGGCGACGCAACCCCGGCTCCGCCCCACACCGCCAACATCACCAACCAACGAGTCAACGCCACCAACTCGAGTCGCAATTTCGGCTCGCGGCGCTCCGTTCCTTCCGGCCGTCCGCACAACTCCACTGACCGGTCCGTCAGTTGCAGACCGTCACAGATCGGCGGTTCTGACGGACCTTCTCACCTCAGTGGCGGGCGATCCTTTGCCGAGCCGACCGCCGTCTCTGTCCATCGCCTCGCGGGGGTCTCACCCGAAAGACTTGCACCTGACACTAGCGTCAGGTTCTAGCGTTGCGGCTGAAGTTACAGAACAGCGCCGGTAGTTGGCCGTCGACGGGTCTGGGTCACTGCCACCTGGCCAATGTGCCCGCGGCTACCCCTCCCTCACCCCACAGAGGAGAATCGTGCCCTTCCATCACATCTGCATGGTGAGCGACCTGGAGCGATCGCTGCCCTTCTACCAGGACCTCCTGGGATTCAAGAACACGCTGTACGACGTCACACAGCCCGGCGAGTGGTTCGACACCTCGACGCTCGACGACATCCTCGGCGTGAAGAGCGCGGCGACCCGGATCGTGCTCGTCTCCGACGACTCCGGCGCGACGCTGGAACTGCAACAGGGGGCCAACCCGTTCACCACCAAGGCTCCGGACAAGTACCTGCGCTACGGCGCGACCGGCATCACGGAGCTGGGGCTCAAATTGTCCGACATCGATGACCTTTTTAAGCGCGTCGAGGCCGCTGGTATCGAGGTTCAGACCGACTACGTCCGGTCCCCCTTGCCCGGAATCCGATCCTTCCTGTTCTACGACCCCGACGGCGCGCTCATCCAGGCCGTTGAGGACCACACCACATAGGTGAAGCGCTGCCCGACGCTCTCGCCCGTTGAACCGCTCCGGGGCTGGCGAAGGCTGTGATGTGCTCTGGCTCTGACGGAGTCAGCTTGCTGGTTGCAGGCACTCGATGAGCTTCTTCGGGGTCAAGGCTTTGGCGTTGTCGCGTGACGCCCCCAGTTCGTGGCGATCTGTCAGTTCAGCGGGGCCGGAGTGTGACAGTGACCGTGCCTGCCGATGCGTCA
The window above is part of the Streptomyces sp. NBC_00425 genome. Proteins encoded here:
- a CDS encoding SDR family oxidoreductase — its product is MDIANSVALVTGAGRGLGRHFATQLLERGASKVYATARNPESVDLPGAEVLRLDITDPASVAAVAEVASDVTLLVNNAGINTVNGLVNGDLEQIELEMDTAYYGPLRMIRAFAPILKAGGGGAIVNVLSVASWVPSEHWGAYHAAKAAAWSLTNSVRLELSAQNTLVTGVYLGPTDTDLAKGLPFEKNDPADVVRAALDGVEAKQAEVIADPMSAQAKANLALDPATVYAPAAATA
- a CDS encoding MerR family transcriptional regulator, whose protein sequence is MRIGEVAEQAGVSVRALRYYEEQGLLGATRTGGGQRQYPEGAVARVRMIQQLYAAGLASRLVREVLPRCMNEGPSPIGFTDSLITERARIDRQIGDLTAVRARLDEIIAVATDPSHPHHSHPVRGAAASTA
- a CDS encoding SRPBCC domain-containing protein, with the translated sequence MQDSPVITAVTDIASPPAEVWKVLTDFAGYAKWHPALRFIDAPTEILPGTQLRAQVTLGTESDGEYRFTVAHYEAPRRLVWEGGIPDVLMGRHSFVLKPRDGGTRFTESEEFTGTAAVETVEPARSQMEESYARYGRALKERLLSGH
- a CDS encoding TetR/AcrR family transcriptional regulator, with product MTTTRQNPPVADRRVRRTHAALQGALIKLVEEQELGQISVADVAEQAGVNRTTFYDHYRDVHELAEAACTSTIDTLIESLPVLDPSPADPDAEPARSLVAFFENLAEHAGLYRSLLGPQGSARVIDHIRSRMTASVHVTVRLNAGAAPDSASAADIPHDVPAAFIAGALLGVATDWLQRDSPRTPTEMAELTWPLLVAQYPADTQHART
- a CDS encoding VOC family protein; protein product: MPFHHICMVSDLERSLPFYQDLLGFKNTLYDVTQPGEWFDTSTLDDILGVKSAATRIVLVSDDSGATLELQQGANPFTTKAPDKYLRYGATGITELGLKLSDIDDLFKRVEAAGIEVQTDYVRSPLPGIRSFLFYDPDGALIQAVEDHTT
- a CDS encoding SDR family NAD(P)-dependent oxidoreductase produces the protein MRGLTGQRIVIAGGGNGIGAGTAERLAAEGATVVIGDIDVDAAQATAKRISDVGGAALAVEFDLADERSVRALFDTTVDQLGGVDGLYNVAADASADVLGRDGDLLDMDPAVWRRTLEVNLIGFALTCRAALPLLLAKGGGAIVNTSSASAHVGDHQRAAYQTSKAGINALTRHVASRWGKEGIRCNCVSPGVVMTESAEKMALTPQALEFARMTIPSPRFGRPGDLAGVVAFLLSDDAEWINGQVWSINGGALLRE
- a CDS encoding NADP-dependent oxidoreductase, with the translated sequence MKSVQYQSFGGPEVLEVVDVPDPKMFADLVLVRIEAAALNPADLAFQAGYADPLVDSLFPVTPGWDLAGVIEQAGPATTGFRPGDEVIGFVRDKAMHYGTYAEKISAEPRQLVRKPRNLSWAQAAGLPVAGLTAYQAIVHSLEVTAGDAVLVHGAAGGVGHLAVQIAVARGARVIGTGSEASQAFIESLGATPVRYGDELVEQVRKIAPDGIDAILDTAGRGSLSTTQEIAALGARVASITRSAAEYAGAIDVYLHLDGDDLTRLVELAEEGKLTVHVERAFPLEEAAQAQQLLAGGHVRGKIVLENRREA
- a CDS encoding HutD/Ves family protein → MGEDALRWSRYRGMPWKNGGGVTREVASGAVQAPLASVESTDGFDWRVSVADVDAGGSFSAFPGIDRVITPVEGEGMVLTVDGTAHPVGPLSPFAFSGDAATDCRLEAGAVRNLNVMTRRSRATAQVRIITVAAARVTELACAAGETLLVMAVTEGITIDGPDGQEITLGRLDCVRHEGPAALTLRGDGVVAGITITAVR
- a CDS encoding LysR family transcriptional regulator; the encoded protein is MNQLETRELAYFVTVAETLHFGQAAERLGITQPPLSRAIAQLERRVGVPLLKRTTRQVTLTAAGEVFLAECRTILAALDTAVRKARKAAVPQRVTVAARPAAGPGILPDLLAVGARGPDGVLTEVVFTYDEIGALRDGTADVALMCQSVATPGSGLEVMELGLEEPVVLLPAGHPLADRPFLTLAEVEALPGYEAELPHEALDTMVDRVALGRLVVVVGDSVRDRLGGSVRAVPVYGYPPTQLVLAWLPDARPAASRLTATAHAVLDRRTRLPQVLEGTDLSGTGTRPFADGSQQDAQRAAAARALGAQVMAAERSTEIQRVDPAALVDSDRTAT
- a CDS encoding DJ-1/PfpI family protein, whose protein sequence is MDTPAPTHSSKPKALIVVPSAAVLPLTEPADHPAVSTGFYLVELAQILKEFGNEYEFTFATPGGLVPQLEINGLALSMHAADKFSSATVSATAAQAFRFDVDTFRAKRPGLVARRDSELALARRYLGRLPVSESLPGSDKEVVVLRDDLVKSMQDLPEHTYQSIEQLVLRHRDPEDAFDLGAFDFVHMPGGHAPMVDFVDNPWLGELLHTARENQVLISLICHAPVAMASAKYRVSPDGTVVTDTQHAFNGVSVTTVAKSAELFVLSNGYLKIPGKKVRMGYFIDEALRNAGYEVRTTTNPTAIKVIWEEGVRLLTSNGPQAIDEHTARLRTLLPRH